The following are from one region of the Candidatus Woesearchaeota archaeon genome:
- a CDS encoding 50S ribosomal protein L35ae, whose product MKGIISSFRRGFKTQTMNQMIIIVDGITSKEEAVKLVGKEVVWKSPAGKEINGKISAAHGGNGAVRALFSTGVPGQALATEIQIK is encoded by the coding sequence ATGAAAGGAATCATATCTAGTTTTAGAAGAGGATTTAAAACCCAGACAATGAACCAAATGATTATAATTGTAGATGGTATTACTTCTAAAGAAGAAGCTGTAAAACTAGTTGGAAAAGAAGTTGTTTGGAAAAGCCCAGCCGGAAAAGAAATAAACGGTAAAATCTCAGCAGCACATGGTGGCAATGGTGCAGTGAGGGCTCTTTTTTCTACAGGGGTTCCTGGTCAGGCACTAGCTACTGAAATTCAGATTAAATAA